A single region of the Neisseria zoodegmatis genome encodes:
- the yhbY gene encoding ribosome assembly RNA-binding protein YhbY has translation MTDKLTTREILELKARAHHLNPVVMIGQHGLTDSVIKETDAALTAHELIKVRVLGDDRAERIEICEALCQAVDAQLVQHIGKLLVLWRKKPEA, from the coding sequence ATGACCGACAAATTAACCACGCGCGAGATTTTAGAGCTTAAAGCGCGCGCCCATCATTTGAATCCTGTTGTAATGATAGGACAACACGGCCTAACCGATTCTGTGATTAAAGAAACCGACGCGGCGCTGACTGCACACGAGTTAATCAAAGTGCGCGTTTTGGGTGACGACCGTGCAGAGCGGATTGAAATATGCGAAGCTTTGTGCCAAGCGGTAGATGCGCAGCTGGTGCAACACATCGGCAAGCTTTTGGTTTTGTGGCGTAAGAAACCGGAAGCCTAA
- a CDS encoding DUF4440 domain-containing protein, translating into MKMSLLAVLAMSSVLAACAGSGKGKLPSTDTVSCKAVSKQEIAALFDRWNNSLKTGDPKQVVANYAPGSILLPTVSNKPRLTPEEKEDYFTHFLSHKPVGSIDMSHIQIGCNLAMDNGLYTFTYADGTKHSGRYTFTYGWDGNAWLISSHHSSLMPEKPGKSKH; encoded by the coding sequence ATGAAAATGAGTCTGTTGGCCGTTCTGGCTATGTCTTCAGTATTGGCTGCATGTGCAGGTAGCGGCAAAGGCAAATTGCCTTCAACCGATACGGTAAGCTGCAAAGCCGTGAGCAAGCAGGAAATAGCGGCATTGTTTGACCGGTGGAACAACTCGCTGAAAACAGGTGACCCCAAGCAAGTGGTGGCTAACTATGCGCCCGGTTCAATCCTGTTGCCGACGGTTTCCAACAAACCACGTTTAACGCCGGAAGAGAAAGAAGATTACTTCACTCATTTCTTATCGCACAAACCCGTAGGCTCGATTGACATGAGCCATATCCAGATCGGATGTAACTTGGCGATGGATAATGGTTTGTACACATTTACTTATGCAGACGGTACCAAACATTCAGGCCGTTATACATTCACTTACGGTTGGGACGGCAACGCGTGGCTGATTTCTTCCCACCACTCTTCGCTGATGCCTGAAAAACCGGGCAAAAGCAAACATTAA
- a CDS encoding DUF1287 domain-containing protein, with protein MFAALAVGFHTLPAWALSPQKLVQDARWQIGRTVSYDPAYTRLNYPMGDVPLHKGVCTDVVIRALRKQGWDLQQMIHEDMSKNFSVYPKKWGLTATDRNIDHRRVPNIATYFDRKGYRVRAGAYQAGDVVTWDLGKGLTHIGIVSDRSIRGTPLIIHNIGRGTREEDILYRYKITGHYRLPR; from the coding sequence ATGTTTGCTGCTTTGGCAGTCGGTTTCCATACATTGCCTGCTTGGGCGCTGTCGCCGCAGAAATTGGTGCAGGATGCACGTTGGCAAATCGGTAGAACAGTATCTTACGATCCCGCCTACACGCGGCTCAACTATCCGATGGGCGATGTGCCGCTGCATAAAGGCGTGTGTACGGATGTGGTAATCCGTGCTTTGCGCAAGCAGGGATGGGATTTGCAGCAGATGATTCATGAGGATATGTCGAAAAACTTTTCCGTATATCCGAAAAAATGGGGGCTGACCGCAACCGACCGCAACATCGACCACCGCCGCGTGCCGAATATCGCCACTTATTTTGACCGCAAAGGCTACCGCGTCCGTGCCGGCGCTTATCAGGCGGGCGATGTGGTAACTTGGGACTTAGGCAAAGGCTTAACGCACATCGGTATTGTGTCTGACAGAAGTATACGCGGCACCCCGCTGATTATCCACAACATCGGCCGCGGCACGAGAGAAGAGGATATTCTTTACCGCTACAAAATTACAGGGCATTACCGCTTGCCCAGATAA
- the pip gene encoding prolyl aminopeptidase gives MYPIQEPYKSGLLKVSAIHQIYWEESGNPHGIPVIFLHGGPGAGASPKARGFFNPDKYRVVIIDQRGCGRSLPYAETDENTTWDLVADIEKVREMLGIHSWLVFGGSWGSTLSLAYAQTHPNRVRGLILRGIFLGRQSEIDWLNEQGGAEHIYPQQWQHYLAPVVEEKRGAIVQAYHEMLFGQDREQALRAAKAWAEWESWLVQFDPKPVEEDAEQALAISRIENHYFVNGCWLENEKALLANIDKIRHIPTVIVQGRYDICTPMQSAWELKQAFPEADLRIVQGGHASFEGEVAKGLVRAADEFADKLAV, from the coding sequence ATGTACCCGATTCAAGAGCCTTATAAAAGCGGCCTGTTGAAAGTATCCGCCATCCATCAAATCTATTGGGAAGAATCCGGCAATCCGCACGGCATTCCGGTGATTTTTCTGCACGGCGGGCCGGGGGCGGGCGCGTCGCCGAAAGCGCGCGGCTTTTTCAACCCCGACAAATACCGCGTGGTGATTATCGACCAGCGCGGCTGCGGGCGTTCGCTGCCGTATGCCGAAACCGATGAAAACACCACTTGGGATTTGGTGGCCGACATCGAAAAAGTGCGCGAAATGCTCGGCATACACAGTTGGCTGGTATTCGGCGGCTCTTGGGGCAGCACGCTTTCGCTGGCTTACGCGCAAACCCATCCGAACCGTGTGCGCGGCTTGATTTTGCGCGGCATATTCTTGGGGCGGCAGAGTGAAATCGACTGGCTGAACGAGCAAGGCGGCGCGGAACACATTTATCCCCAACAGTGGCAGCATTACCTCGCCCCCGTGGTCGAAGAAAAGCGCGGCGCAATCGTGCAGGCTTATCATGAAATGCTGTTCGGCCAAGACCGCGAACAGGCTTTGCGGGCGGCGAAAGCATGGGCGGAATGGGAAAGCTGGCTGGTGCAGTTCGACCCGAAACCGGTAGAAGAAGATGCGGAACAGGCGTTGGCGATTTCACGCATCGAAAACCATTATTTCGTCAACGGCTGCTGGCTGGAAAACGAAAAAGCGTTGCTGGCGAATATAGACAAAATCCGCCATATCCCCACCGTAATCGTGCAGGGGCGTTACGATATCTGCACACCGATGCAGAGCGCGTGGGAGCTGAAGCAGGCGTTTCCCGAGGCCGATTTGCGGATTGTGCAGGGCGGCCATGCCTCGTTTGAAGGCGAAGTGGCCAAAGGTTTGGTGCGGGCGGCGGACGAGTTTGCCGACAAATTGGCCGTCTGA
- the aroD gene encoding type I 3-dehydroquinate dehydratase yields MNTVKIKNTVLGAGSPKICVPLVAKDSDGLQTALAGLQGLAFDVVEFRADFLERAADGGYIVERLREVRAALPDTPLLFTFRRAEEGGECPVPPEVYFSLVQTAIRFGLTDIIDIELFAGEDKVKETVALAKANGVAALLCNHDFDKTPPKEEIIGRLKTMQDWGADICKIAVMPQSAADVLVLLDATQTMFHQYARQPLVTMAMGKLGVVSRLAGETFGSAMTFGSAGTASAPGQIGANDLRFILNVLAGK; encoded by the coding sequence ATGAATACCGTGAAAATCAAAAACACCGTGCTGGGCGCAGGCAGCCCGAAAATCTGCGTGCCGCTGGTGGCAAAAGATTCAGACGGCCTGCAAACCGCTTTGGCAGGCTTGCAGGGCTTGGCTTTTGATGTGGTGGAATTCCGTGCGGACTTTCTCGAACGCGCAGCCGACGGCGGCTATATCGTGGAACGCCTGCGCGAAGTGCGCGCCGCCCTGCCGGATACGCCGCTACTGTTTACCTTCCGCCGCGCCGAAGAAGGCGGCGAGTGCCCCGTGCCGCCGGAAGTTTATTTTTCTCTGGTTCAGACGGCCATACGCTTTGGCCTGACCGACATCATCGATATCGAGCTGTTTGCAGGCGAAGACAAAGTGAAAGAAACCGTAGCGCTGGCCAAAGCCAACGGCGTAGCGGCCTTGCTGTGCAACCACGATTTCGATAAAACGCCGCCGAAAGAAGAGATCATAGGCCGTCTGAAAACCATGCAGGATTGGGGCGCGGACATCTGCAAAATCGCCGTGATGCCGCAATCCGCCGCCGACGTGCTGGTATTGCTCGATGCCACGCAAACCATGTTCCACCAATATGCACGGCAGCCGCTGGTAACGATGGCGATGGGCAAACTGGGCGTGGTAAGCCGCTTGGCGGGCGAAACCTTCGGCTCGGCAATGACTTTCGGCTCGGCGGGAACCGCTTCCGCACCCGGGCAGATCGGTGCGAACGATTTACGCTTTATTTTGAATGTGTTGGCAGGCAAGTAA
- a CDS encoding amino acid ABC transporter substrate-binding protein encodes MLKKFALGGMAAFVLAACGNGGGSSAGTASAPASSAPETQVAGSLLERINNKGTITVGTEGTYAPFTYHDESGKLTGYDVEVTRAVAEKLGVKVDFKETQWDAMLAGLKAERFDIVANQVSLTTPERRATFDKSAEYSYSGPMAVDRKDDNRIKTLADVKGLSAAQTLSSNYGEMAQKAEAKIIPVDGMAQALALVQQKRADFTFNDSLALLDYLKKNPNSGLKTAWTAPAEEKLGAGFIVNKNNDEALAKISGAVEELRADGTLKKLGEQFFGVDVSVK; translated from the coding sequence ATGTTGAAAAAATTCGCACTCGGCGGCATGGCTGCTTTTGTGTTGGCCGCTTGCGGCAACGGCGGCGGTTCTTCTGCCGGAACGGCGTCCGCCCCGGCTTCTTCCGCTCCTGAAACCCAAGTTGCAGGTTCGCTGCTGGAGCGCATCAACAACAAAGGCACGATCACCGTAGGCACCGAAGGTACTTATGCTCCCTTCACTTATCATGACGAAAGCGGCAAATTGACCGGTTACGATGTGGAAGTTACCCGCGCCGTAGCTGAAAAATTGGGCGTTAAAGTGGATTTCAAAGAAACCCAATGGGACGCCATGCTGGCCGGTTTGAAAGCGGAACGTTTCGATATCGTGGCCAACCAAGTGAGCCTGACCACGCCCGAACGCCGCGCCACTTTCGACAAATCCGCCGAATACAGCTATTCCGGCCCGATGGCGGTTGACCGCAAAGACGACAACCGCATCAAAACGCTGGCGGACGTGAAAGGCTTGTCTGCCGCGCAAACCCTGAGCAGCAACTACGGCGAAATGGCGCAAAAAGCCGAAGCCAAAATCATTCCGGTCGACGGCATGGCTCAGGCTTTGGCGTTGGTACAGCAAAAACGTGCCGATTTCACGTTTAACGATTCCCTCGCCCTGCTCGACTATCTCAAGAAAAACCCGAACTCCGGCTTGAAAACCGCATGGACTGCGCCTGCGGAAGAAAAATTAGGTGCGGGATTTATTGTCAACAAAAACAACGATGAAGCCTTGGCAAAAATCAGCGGCGCGGTTGAAGAACTTCGTGCGGACGGCACGCTGAAAAAATTAGGCGAACAATTCTTTGGCGTAGATGTAAGTGTTAAGTGA